In one window of Chryseobacterium sp. JV274 DNA:
- a CDS encoding LytR/AlgR family response regulator transcription factor: protein MINCIIVDDEPLAMSLLENHISKIDDLKLVGKAQNAMQAYKTLQNQTVDLMFLDIQMPHLNGIDFLKSLSQKPNTIFTTAYRDFAIEGFELEAVDYLLKPITFERFFKSVERILRTTADHTKDYILVKTEGMHRKLMLSEIVYFESQGNDIKVVLVTNERFISKSKITDLEQTLSGKGFVRIHRSFIINSTVVTAFSNNEIIVNNHKIPVGRSYKQEFDTLISSVSRNKLL from the coding sequence ATGATTAACTGTATTATTGTAGATGACGAACCTCTGGCTATGTCATTACTGGAAAACCATATTTCTAAAATCGACGATTTAAAGTTGGTGGGAAAAGCTCAAAATGCAATGCAGGCTTATAAAACACTGCAAAATCAGACTGTAGACCTTATGTTTCTGGATATTCAGATGCCTCACCTCAATGGAATTGATTTTCTGAAGTCACTGTCTCAGAAGCCCAATACTATTTTCACTACAGCTTACCGGGATTTTGCCATTGAAGGTTTTGAACTGGAAGCGGTAGATTATCTCCTGAAACCCATTACTTTTGAACGGTTTTTCAAATCTGTAGAACGTATCCTGAGAACTACAGCCGACCATACAAAAGATTATATCCTCGTCAAAACTGAAGGAATGCACCGGAAACTTATGCTTTCGGAGATCGTTTATTTTGAAAGCCAGGGAAATGACATCAAGGTAGTACTCGTTACCAATGAAAGGTTTATTTCGAAAAGTAAGATTACAGATCTGGAACAAACGCTATCTGGTAAAGGTTTTGTAAGAATTCACAGATCTTTTATCATTAATTCTACTGTTGTGACGGCATTCAGTAATAATGAAATTATTGTCAACAACCATAAGATTCCCGTAGGAAGAAGTTATAAACAGGAGTTTGATACCTTGATATCTTCTGTTTCAAGAAATAAATTGTTATAA
- a CDS encoding ABC transporter ATP-binding protein has translation MPLQIINLTKKFGEQTALDNINISIDKNEIIGLLGPNGAGKSTLMKSIVGALKIDQGEIIFNGMNISNHEIESKKKIGFLPENNPLYLEMYVKEYLQFVANIHKISESRVDEVIELVGITPEKSKKIGQLSKGYKQRVGLAQAIIHQPDLLILDEPTNGLDPNQIIEIRNVVKQIGQQKTVLLSTHIMQEVEALCSRVILIHKGNILQDCPIDEFKGKFESLEEAFASYTV, from the coding sequence ATGCCACTTCAGATAATCAATTTAACCAAAAAATTTGGTGAGCAGACTGCCCTTGACAATATCAACATTTCTATTGATAAAAATGAGATCATCGGTCTTCTTGGCCCAAACGGTGCCGGAAAATCTACCCTGATGAAATCTATTGTCGGAGCGCTGAAAATTGACCAGGGTGAAATCATTTTCAATGGGATGAATATCTCAAACCATGAGATTGAAAGCAAAAAGAAAATAGGCTTTCTTCCTGAAAACAATCCGCTTTATCTGGAAATGTACGTAAAAGAATATCTTCAGTTTGTAGCCAATATCCACAAAATATCAGAGTCCAGAGTAGATGAGGTGATAGAACTGGTAGGAATCACACCAGAAAAATCTAAAAAAATCGGACAGCTTTCTAAAGGTTACAAACAACGTGTAGGATTGGCTCAGGCTATTATTCATCAGCCGGATTTACTGATTCTTGATGAACCTACCAATGGTCTGGATCCCAATCAAATCATTGAAATCCGTAATGTGGTAAAACAAATCGGCCAGCAGAAAACCGTTTTACTTTCTACTCACATCATGCAGGAAGTGGAAGCACTTTGTTCAAGAGTTATTCTTATTCATAAAGGAAATATTCTTCAGGACTGCCCTATTGATGAGTTCAAAGGTAAATTTGAAAGCCTGGAAGAGGCGTTTGCAAGTTATACAGTATAA
- a CDS encoding SPFH domain-containing protein, translated as MELAFHGWMVPAVIALLCVLFYKFILRIFFGLIIVPQDKIGLVTKKFVLVGKQELPEGRIIATGGEAGFQAQTLAPGVYFRKWIWQYTIDFQSFTVIPTGKIGLLLAKDGVELETGRILGRKVDCDSFQDAEAFLKNGGRKGRQTAIIAPGSYRINTLLFEIELTDMTQIPDNAVGVITTMEGDPLAEGQIAGKIINGHNKFQDVDTFLNSGGFKGLQEQVILAGSYFLNPWFTKVEMVKMTEIPIGHVGVIISYVGEEGQDLSGIDFKHGNIVEKSRKGVWAEPIGPGKYPINPYIMKVELVPTTNLVLNWAYERSESHQLDKNLSTITVRSKDGFPFNLDVSQIIHIPTYEAPKVIARFGNMINLVSQVLEPTIGNYFRNSAQDSDVIAFLGTRKERQQSAKDHISSVLEQYNVNAVDTLIGAIVPPESLMKTLTDRKLAEEQKITYETEMLAQETRQALEKETAVADMQKEIVKADQGVVIAERIADASVKKATGDANSVRLQANAEGDRLKLLATGEAEKTRLLAKAEAEKIELLAKANAEQISLTGNAEAEKILAIGKSNAESYKLSVEAMGGNNFTQLKIMENIASQNVRIMPEVLIGGNGDSANGGISGLLGLQLLEQVQKKNAETAAVIEEKPDNNS; from the coding sequence ATGGAATTAGCTTTTCATGGCTGGATGGTTCCGGCCGTAATTGCACTTTTGTGCGTACTTTTTTATAAATTCATTTTAAGAATTTTCTTTGGATTAATCATTGTTCCTCAGGACAAAATAGGTTTGGTAACCAAGAAATTTGTGTTGGTTGGCAAGCAGGAACTTCCGGAAGGAAGAATTATTGCAACCGGTGGAGAAGCGGGTTTTCAGGCTCAGACATTAGCTCCGGGCGTATATTTCAGAAAATGGATATGGCAATATACTATCGATTTTCAATCTTTTACAGTGATTCCGACCGGAAAAATAGGATTATTGCTGGCAAAAGATGGGGTAGAACTAGAAACCGGAAGAATCTTAGGTAGAAAAGTTGATTGTGATTCTTTTCAGGATGCTGAAGCTTTTTTGAAAAACGGAGGAAGAAAAGGCCGTCAGACCGCGATTATTGCACCAGGATCCTATAGAATCAACACGTTATTATTTGAAATAGAATTAACGGATATGACTCAGATTCCTGATAATGCAGTGGGGGTTATCACAACCATGGAAGGAGACCCTTTAGCAGAAGGTCAGATTGCGGGTAAAATTATCAATGGACATAATAAATTTCAGGATGTAGATACTTTTTTAAATAGCGGAGGATTTAAAGGTCTTCAGGAGCAGGTAATTCTGGCGGGTTCTTATTTCCTGAATCCCTGGTTTACAAAAGTTGAAATGGTGAAAATGACGGAAATTCCAATTGGCCATGTGGGAGTTATTATCAGCTATGTAGGAGAAGAAGGACAAGATTTGAGCGGGATTGATTTTAAACATGGAAACATTGTTGAGAAAAGCCGTAAAGGAGTTTGGGCAGAACCCATTGGTCCCGGAAAATATCCCATCAATCCTTATATTATGAAGGTTGAACTTGTTCCTACCACCAATTTGGTACTGAACTGGGCTTATGAAAGAAGCGAATCTCACCAGCTGGATAAAAACCTCTCAACGATTACGGTACGAAGTAAAGACGGTTTCCCTTTCAATCTTGATGTTTCGCAAATCATCCATATTCCGACGTATGAAGCTCCAAAAGTGATTGCACGCTTTGGAAATATGATCAATCTTGTAAGCCAGGTTTTAGAGCCAACTATTGGAAATTATTTTAGAAATTCAGCGCAGGATAGTGATGTGATTGCATTTCTGGGAACGCGAAAAGAAAGACAGCAGTCGGCAAAAGACCACATCAGCAGTGTTTTGGAACAATATAATGTAAATGCAGTAGATACTTTGATAGGAGCGATTGTTCCTCCGGAAAGTTTAATGAAAACCTTAACGGATAGAAAATTGGCGGAAGAACAGAAAATTACTTACGAAACTGAAATGCTGGCTCAGGAAACGCGTCAGGCTCTGGAAAAAGAAACGGCTGTTGCTGATATGCAGAAAGAAATTGTAAAAGCGGATCAGGGTGTTGTGATTGCGGAAAGAATAGCTGATGCATCAGTGAAAAAAGCAACCGGAGATGCCAATTCCGTAAGATTGCAGGCGAATGCAGAAGGAGACAGATTGAAGCTGTTGGCCACAGGTGAAGCAGAAAAAACAAGACTTCTCGCAAAAGCTGAAGCAGAAAAGATAGAGTTGCTGGCAAAAGCAAATGCGGAACAAATTTCATTAACAGGTAATGCAGAAGCAGAAAAAATTCTGGCCATTGGTAAATCTAATGCAGAATCCTATAAGTTATCTGTAGAAGCAATGGGCGGAAATAACTTTACCCAATTGAAAATCATGGAAAATATTGCCAGCCAGAATGTAAGAATAATGCCTGAAGTATTAATCGGAGGAAACGGAGATTCAGCGAATGGCGGAATTAGCGGACTTTTAGGACTTCAGCTTTTGGAACAGGTACAAAAGAAAAATGCTGAAACGGCTGCTGTAATTGAGGAGAAACCGGATAACAATTCTTGA
- a CDS encoding patatin-like phospholipase family protein, translating into MNFDRVGLVLSGGGTKGIAHAGVLKFLQEKGIEVDILSCCSAGSIVGCLHAIGKTPEEILEFFNSVYFFNWKHFTFNQPGFVSSVIFRNYLKPIFHEMKLGDLDIEVKIVATELVSGTQKIFDKDFEIVDAIIASCSIPGITTPYIIGEEMYCDGGVLNNFPADIIRDDCDKLIGVFVSPPNEAKIKDLNSIKAIVSRSYDLLSYRIEKIKFDYCDWFISSQKLAAYGTFERGKDRLEQIFNIGYKAAKESYETSGYFEELKQSGT; encoded by the coding sequence ATGAATTTTGACAGAGTAGGACTTGTTTTATCAGGCGGCGGTACCAAAGGAATCGCTCATGCAGGAGTATTAAAATTCTTACAGGAAAAAGGAATTGAAGTAGATATCCTTTCCTGCTGTAGTGCAGGATCTATTGTAGGATGTCTTCATGCTATCGGAAAAACGCCGGAAGAAATTCTGGAATTTTTCAATTCTGTATATTTTTTCAACTGGAAACATTTTACATTCAATCAGCCGGGGTTTGTTTCTTCAGTGATTTTCCGGAACTATCTGAAGCCTATTTTTCATGAAATGAAATTGGGTGATCTCGATATTGAAGTAAAAATTGTGGCCACAGAGCTGGTTTCCGGAACCCAGAAGATTTTTGACAAAGATTTTGAGATTGTGGATGCTATCATTGCCTCGTGTTCCATTCCCGGAATAACAACCCCTTACATTATTGGAGAGGAAATGTACTGTGATGGAGGTGTACTGAACAACTTTCCGGCAGATATCATCAGAGATGACTGTGATAAGCTCATCGGAGTATTTGTTTCTCCACCCAACGAAGCTAAAATCAAAGACCTGAACTCCATTAAAGCAATCGTTTCCCGTTCCTATGATTTACTTTCCTATAGAATTGAAAAAATAAAATTTGATTACTGTGACTGGTTCATTTCCTCTCAAAAACTAGCGGCTTACGGTACTTTTGAACGTGGAAAAGACAGGCTGGAACAGATTTTTAATATTGGTTATAAAGCAGCTAAAGAAAGCTATGAAACCAGTGGTTATTTTGAAGAATTAAAACAGTCCGGAACATAA
- the lpdA gene encoding dihydrolipoyl dehydrogenase, with translation MNYDIIVIGSGPGGYVTAIRAAQLGFKTAIIEKENLGGICLNWGCIPTKALLKSAQVFHYINHAEDYGLNKVEASFEFPNVIQRSRGVASKMSKGIEFLMKKNKIDVILGTAKVQKGKKVSVTDKEGKVTEYSATHIIIATGARSRELPNLPQDGKKVIGYRQALSLPEQPKSMIVVGSGAIGVEFADFYNTMGTKVTVVEFMPNIVPVEDEEISKHLEKSLKKTGIEIMTNASVESVDTSGEGVKATVKTANGNITLEADILLSAVGIAANIENIGLEEVGIQTDKGRVLVNEWYETSVPGYYAIGDIIPTQALAHVASAEGITCVEKIKGMHVEKIDYGNIPGCTYCHPEVASVGLTEKQAKEKGYEIKVGKFPLSASGKATANGNTDGFIKVIFDAKYGEWLGCHMIGEGVTDMVAEAVVARKLETTGHEIIKSIHPHPTVSEAIMEAAAAAYGEVIHI, from the coding sequence ATGAATTACGATATTATTGTCATTGGAAGTGGTCCTGGTGGATATGTTACTGCGATCAGAGCAGCGCAATTAGGTTTCAAAACCGCAATTATCGAGAAAGAAAATTTAGGAGGAATCTGCCTTAACTGGGGATGTATTCCAACTAAAGCTTTATTGAAATCTGCTCAGGTTTTTCATTATATCAACCATGCTGAAGATTATGGTTTGAATAAAGTGGAGGCTAGCTTTGAATTCCCGAATGTAATTCAGAGAAGCCGTGGTGTTGCCAGCAAAATGAGCAAAGGAATCGAATTCTTGATGAAAAAGAATAAGATTGACGTAATTCTTGGTACTGCAAAAGTACAGAAAGGTAAAAAAGTTTCTGTGACAGATAAAGAAGGTAAAGTAACTGAATATTCAGCTACTCACATTATCATCGCTACAGGAGCTCGTTCAAGAGAATTACCAAACTTACCACAGGATGGTAAAAAAGTAATCGGATACAGACAGGCATTATCTCTTCCTGAGCAGCCGAAATCTATGATTGTTGTAGGTTCTGGAGCTATCGGGGTAGAATTTGCTGACTTCTATAACACAATGGGAACTAAAGTAACTGTTGTTGAATTTATGCCAAACATCGTTCCTGTAGAAGACGAAGAAATCTCTAAACACCTGGAGAAATCTCTGAAAAAGACAGGAATTGAAATTATGACAAACGCTTCTGTAGAAAGTGTTGATACAAGCGGTGAAGGAGTAAAAGCTACTGTAAAAACAGCTAACGGAAACATCACTCTTGAGGCTGATATCTTATTATCTGCTGTAGGTATTGCTGCTAATATCGAGAATATCGGATTAGAAGAAGTAGGAATCCAGACAGATAAAGGAAGAGTATTGGTAAACGAGTGGTACGAAACTTCAGTACCAGGTTACTATGCAATCGGAGATATCATCCCAACTCAGGCTTTGGCTCACGTTGCTTCTGCAGAAGGAATCACTTGTGTTGAGAAAATCAAAGGGATGCACGTTGAAAAAATCGACTATGGCAATATTCCTGGATGTACTTACTGTCACCCTGAAGTAGCTTCTGTAGGTCTTACTGAAAAGCAGGCTAAAGAAAAAGGATACGAAATCAAAGTTGGTAAATTCCCTCTTTCTGCAAGTGGTAAAGCTACTGCAAACGGAAACACAGACGGGTTTATCAAAGTAATCTTCGATGCTAAATATGGTGAATGGTTAGGATGCCACATGATTGGTGAAGGAGTAACGGATATGGTGGCTGAAGCTGTGGTAGCTAGAAAACTGGAAACTACAGGTCACGAGATCATCAAGTCTATTCACCCGCACCCAACAGTTTCTGAAGCAATTATGGAAGCTGCTGCTGCTGCTTACGGTGAAGTGATTCACATTTAA